One region of Elusimicrobiota bacterium genomic DNA includes:
- a CDS encoding GNAT family N-acetyltransferase codes for MSIHTLDCIFRPKRIALIGVSINPNSVSGKVLSNLVGGGFKGVVYPINETSEAVMGISCFPDLKSLPKKPDLAVICAAAQKVPAWVKACGENGIRGIIIMSAGFKESGEEGIKLEEEIRTIRSQYAGMRIIGPNCLGIIVPALNLNLSFAPLMPDKGNIAFISQSGALCTSVLDWARDENIGFSTFISLGNTIDVDFGHLIDYLGMDEATKFILLYIESISNARKFVSASRAFARTKPIIVYKAGRFPESAAVAASHTGALASPDNIYNAVFQRTGIARVYDLGEIFDCAALIGRDKIPQGARLGIVTNAGGPGVIATDALIAAKGTLAQFSGETMARLNELLPPMWSRGNPVDVLGDDRYKRLANAARIVLEDKNVDAVLVILTPQAMTNVALAAKAIGELQAGTAKPVLACWLGGYHMKEGIRVLNEYKVASYKTPEQAVRSFMTMVSYSRNLKTLYETPRDIPVEFSLNRKKIRKEFDAILKGRAAALSEEDSKKLLRAYGIPVTIPQTARTAAQAASVSGSIGYPVVFKILSPQISHKSDVGGVMLNIRNDEQAEKAFHAVTKGVAEKMPEAVIEGVTVQPMVRMSDSIELILGIKKDKVFGTVILAGAGGTTAELFADLSLGLPPLNERLARRMLEELKIWPLLNGYRGRKPVNLDKLIEVIIRLSYLAADYPEIVELDINPLLVAPDGLIALDARIVTDSTAMNIEKYSHLAIVPYPEEYVSRPVLIGGKEVTFRPIRPEDEPMWLEFLSGCSRESIYSRFNYFFHWASHEVAARFCYIDYNREIAIVAEIVEDGKKKLVGVGRLIANIEHENVEYAILVTDKWQNKALGGILTDYCFDISKKWGLKKIVAQTTSENQRMISVFRKRDFIVTHDKETSTVFFEKEIAG; via the coding sequence ATGAGTATTCACACTCTGGATTGTATTTTTAGGCCGAAGAGGATAGCCTTAATAGGCGTTTCTATTAATCCAAACAGCGTAAGCGGCAAGGTTTTGTCAAATCTTGTCGGCGGCGGTTTTAAAGGGGTCGTTTATCCCATTAATGAAACGAGCGAAGCCGTAATGGGGATTTCCTGTTTCCCGGACCTTAAAAGCCTTCCTAAAAAGCCCGATCTCGCAGTGATCTGCGCCGCCGCCCAAAAGGTTCCCGCGTGGGTGAAGGCTTGCGGCGAAAACGGCATCAGGGGAATTATCATAATGTCCGCGGGATTTAAAGAAAGCGGAGAAGAAGGAATAAAGCTGGAAGAAGAAATAAGAACTATCCGCTCGCAGTATGCAGGGATGAGAATCATCGGCCCTAACTGCCTTGGAATCATTGTGCCCGCTTTAAACCTGAATTTAAGCTTTGCGCCTTTGATGCCGGACAAAGGCAATATCGCTTTTATTTCCCAGTCGGGGGCTCTTTGCACCTCGGTCCTCGATTGGGCAAGGGATGAAAATATAGGTTTTTCAACCTTCATTTCTTTGGGAAATACCATAGATGTCGATTTCGGCCATCTGATAGATTACCTGGGAATGGATGAGGCCACAAAATTCATTCTTCTTTATATTGAGTCAATTTCCAACGCGCGCAAATTCGTATCCGCTTCCCGCGCGTTCGCAAGGACCAAACCCATCATAGTCTATAAAGCGGGAAGATTCCCCGAATCCGCCGCCGTCGCCGCCTCTCATACCGGGGCTCTCGCCTCCCCCGACAACATATACAACGCGGTCTTCCAGCGCACGGGCATCGCGCGGGTCTATGACCTCGGGGAAATATTCGATTGCGCCGCTTTGATAGGCAGGGACAAGATCCCGCAGGGCGCAAGATTGGGCATAGTCACGAATGCGGGCGGCCCGGGTGTTATCGCCACCGACGCTTTGATCGCGGCCAAAGGGACCCTCGCGCAATTTTCAGGCGAAACCATGGCGAGACTTAACGAGCTCCTTCCGCCGATGTGGTCCCGCGGGAACCCCGTGGATGTGCTGGGCGATGACCGCTATAAACGGCTTGCGAACGCGGCGCGGATCGTGCTGGAAGACAAGAACGTGGACGCTGTTCTGGTCATCCTTACCCCGCAGGCCATGACGAACGTGGCGCTTGCCGCGAAAGCGATCGGCGAGCTGCAGGCGGGCACCGCAAAGCCGGTCCTCGCCTGCTGGCTGGGCGGATATCACATGAAAGAGGGCATCAGGGTCCTCAATGAGTATAAAGTCGCGTCTTATAAAACGCCCGAACAGGCTGTCAGATCGTTCATGACGATGGTCTCCTATTCCAGGAACCTGAAAACTTTGTATGAGACCCCCAGGGATATTCCCGTTGAATTCTCCCTGAACAGGAAAAAGATCCGCAAAGAATTCGATGCCATCCTGAAAGGCCGGGCGGCGGCGCTTTCCGAAGAGGATTCCAAAAAATTATTAAGAGCCTATGGAATCCCGGTGACTATTCCCCAGACGGCCCGGACCGCGGCGCAGGCGGCGTCCGTCTCCGGCAGCATCGGTTATCCTGTGGTGTTTAAGATCCTTTCGCCGCAGATCAGCCATAAATCGGATGTCGGCGGGGTAATGCTGAATATACGGAACGATGAACAGGCGGAAAAAGCCTTTCATGCGGTCACGAAAGGGGTTGCGGAGAAAATGCCTGAAGCTGTTATTGAGGGCGTTACGGTGCAGCCGATGGTCAGGATGTCCGATTCGATCGAGCTTATTCTGGGGATCAAAAAAGACAAGGTGTTCGGCACGGTGATCCTGGCCGGCGCCGGTGGTACCACCGCGGAACTTTTCGCCGATCTTTCGCTCGGCCTGCCGCCTTTGAACGAACGATTAGCCAGAAGGATGCTTGAGGAGCTTAAGATATGGCCTTTATTGAACGGCTATCGCGGCCGAAAGCCCGTCAACCTGGATAAGTTAATTGAAGTGATCATACGCTTATCATATCTTGCGGCTGATTACCCGGAAATAGTGGAGCTGGACATTAACCCTTTGCTTGTCGCGCCGGATGGGCTTATTGCCCTTGATGCGCGCATTGTGACGGATTCAACAGCGATGAATATCGAAAAATATTCCCACCTGGCTATCGTCCCGTACCCGGAGGAGTATGTTTCCCGGCCGGTCCTGATAGGGGGAAAAGAAGTGACCTTCCGCCCTATCAGGCCTGAAGACGAGCCGATGTGGCTTGAATTCCTGAGCGGTTGTTCGCGGGAATCTATTTATTCGCGGTTTAATTATTTTTTCCATTGGGCGTCCCACGAAGTGGCCGCCAGGTTTTGTTATATCGATTACAACCGCGAGATAGCTATAGTGGCCGAAATCGTTGAGGACGGAAAAAAGAAGCTTGTAGGCGTCGGCAGGCTTATCGCCAACATCGAGCATGAAAATGTGGAGTACGCTATCTTGGTCACGGATAAATGGCAGAACAAGGCGCTGGGCGGCATCCTTACTGATTACTGCTTTGATATCTCAAAAAAATGGGGACTTAAAAAAATAGTGGCCCAGACCACATCCGAAAATCAAAGGATGATTTCAGTTTTCCGTAAACGCGATTTTATTGTTACGCATGATAAAGAAACATCAACGGTCTTCTTTGAAAAAGAGATCGCCGGCTGA
- a CDS encoding histone deacetylase encodes MKLIFHPLFLKHELAGHPEKPERLSLLKLDNYVAAENGEKYLSLAHEAAYIKKIKGMSLAIAADATTPRSEPGKAEHLDSDTYVSRDTYEAACYAAGAAVQAAGTGGFALTRPPGHHAPYGGFCIFNNMAIAVKTAGKRTFIIDWDAHHGNGTEALLKNDKNVMCFSTHQAPLYPWTGLRSRGNAINIPLKAGAGDEDYLRIVEKKLRPALEAFQPELVGVSAGFDSYYKDAGMLTNLRLTQKSYEAVCKAIARYKVFFLLEGGYNPESVKDGVETVVRQFT; translated from the coding sequence ATGAAACTTATTTTCCACCCGCTGTTTTTGAAACATGAACTGGCCGGCCACCCGGAAAAGCCGGAAAGGCTGTCACTATTGAAACTCGACAATTACGTGGCGGCGGAGAACGGTGAAAAGTATCTCTCGCTTGCGCATGAGGCCGCCTACATCAAAAAAATAAAGGGCATGTCGCTCGCAATAGCCGCCGACGCCACGACGCCGCGCAGTGAACCGGGCAAAGCGGAACACCTTGACTCGGACACTTATGTAAGCAGGGACACTTACGAAGCCGCCTGCTATGCGGCCGGCGCGGCGGTACAGGCCGCCGGTACGGGCGGATTCGCGTTAACACGGCCTCCGGGGCATCATGCGCCTTACGGGGGATTCTGCATCTTTAACAACATGGCCATAGCGGTGAAGACGGCAGGTAAACGTACTTTTATAATAGACTGGGACGCGCACCACGGCAACGGCACAGAGGCGTTATTGAAAAATGATAAGAATGTTATGTGTTTCTCTACGCATCAGGCTCCGCTTTATCCCTGGACCGGACTGCGCAGCAGAGGGAACGCCATCAATATCCCTCTGAAAGCCGGCGCCGGCGACGAGGATTATCTGCGGATCGTTGAGAAAAAATTGCGCCCCGCTCTGGAGGCCTTCCAGCCGGAGCTTGTCGGAGTGAGCGCGGGGTTCGACAGCTATTACAAAGACGCCGGTATGTTGACCAATTTGCGGCTTACTCAAAAGAGCTACGAGGCCGTCTGCAAGGCTATAGCCCGCTATAAAGTTTTTTTCCTGCTGGAAGGGGGCTACAATCCCGAAAGCGTAAAAGACGGCGTAGAGACTGTTGTCCGCCAATTCACTTGA